In Caldivirga sp., a single genomic region encodes these proteins:
- a CDS encoding ATP-binding protein yields the protein MKRLEFPLIPGFNVEFTDRDLALRRIEYWAEHGMAVVHVVYGPEGCGKSAWLKQSTELLRELGFEVTYINPLHQEFTAYTDMKDLIKQLTEAAAEVFGVAQVRLATLALEFVKEALKRRKRRVAVLVDDVFKAIGIDKAAIYVKGILGLIEYPPADYDVIVTVAATSEGLSRREIGRHRWAYLDAMWNMSKEGFKQLYEHIPGSKPDFEETWRLTGGNPKILGQLYEARWNVEAVLMRIINDKRLKAFTSSLLPEERKWLKEAVEDPDTLLMRERIPLMDRLVDLNLIVDTIPERLSHLWIDTPPPEKDLEIGVGKDNAWQAPLYKEAIRRVLGA from the coding sequence GTGAAGAGACTTGAGTTTCCGCTAATTCCTGGCTTTAATGTTGAATTCACTGATAGGGATTTGGCGCTTAGGCGTATTGAGTATTGGGCTGAACATGGTATGGCTGTGGTTCATGTGGTTTACGGCCCTGAGGGTTGTGGGAAATCTGCCTGGCTTAAGCAATCCACGGAGCTTCTGCGGGAATTAGGGTTCGAAGTAACTTACATTAATCCTCTTCATCAGGAGTTTACAGCGTATACTGACATGAAGGATCTTATTAAGCAATTAACTGAAGCCGCTGCAGAGGTCTTTGGTGTTGCTCAAGTGCGACTTGCAACATTAGCTCTAGAATTCGTCAAAGAGGCATTGAAACGAAGGAAAAGAAGAGTTGCTGTGTTGGTTGATGATGTCTTTAAAGCCATAGGTATTGATAAGGCTGCCATATATGTTAAAGGGATACTTGGTTTAATTGAGTATCCACCGGCTGATTACGATGTCATTGTTACTGTTGCTGCCACTAGTGAGGGTTTGTCTAGAAGGGAGATTGGTAGGCATAGGTGGGCTTATTTAGATGCCATGTGGAACATGAGTAAGGAAGGCTTTAAACAACTCTACGAGCATATACCAGGAAGCAAGCCCGATTTCGAGGAGACTTGGAGGCTAACTGGTGGAAATCCGAAAATATTAGGTCAACTCTATGAGGCTAGGTGGAACGTTGAAGCTGTATTAATGAGGATTATTAATGATAAGAGGCTTAAAGCCTTTACATCATCACTACTGCCTGAAGAGAGGAAGTGGCTTAAGGAGGCTGTGGAGGATCCTGATACTCTTCTAATGAGAGAGAGAATACCATTAATGGATAGGTTAGTTGATTTAAACTTAATTGTTGATACTATACCTGAAAGATTAAGTCACTTATGGATAGATACCCCACCACCTGAGAAGGATCTTGAAATAGGTGTAGGTAAGGATAATGCTTGGCAAGCAC